The Neofelis nebulosa isolate mNeoNeb1 chromosome 16, mNeoNeb1.pri, whole genome shotgun sequence genome includes a window with the following:
- the LOC131498583 gene encoding histone H2A.N, translating into MYCVCLHHLRCPKKKTTLYTAAQEKYGRASSASGKKKRKKKKKEAYLGYVGKILKQTHPDFIGCSWISDALGSLEDWLLERVSLEAVRLSFYNHRKAITSREIPGAVKQRSSWKSFCINEMF; encoded by the exons ATGTACTGCGTTTGCCTACACCACCTAAGATGCCCGAAGAAGAAGACTACACTTTATACTGCAGCCCAAGAGAAGTACGGGAGGGCCAGCTCAGCCTctgggaagaagaagaggaagaagaagaagaaggaggccTATCTTGGTTACGTGGGGAAAATCCTAAAGCAA ACTCACCCAGACTTCATTGGGTGCTCCTGGATCTCGGATGCACTGGGCTCTTTGGAGGACTGGCTGCTGGAACGGGTTAGCCTGGAGGCGGTTAGATTGTCCTTCTACAACCACAGAAAAGCCATCACCAGCAGAGAGATCCCTGGAGCAGTTAAACAGAGATCCTCTTGGAAGAGCTTCTGTAtcaatgaaatgttctga